In Macrotis lagotis isolate mMagLag1 chromosome 8, bilby.v1.9.chrom.fasta, whole genome shotgun sequence, a single genomic region encodes these proteins:
- the LOC141496451 gene encoding serine protease 33-like, with translation MMEERFAALLANPHSTPSRANSLPKHRCSELEKQLLSGNPGPSEKEWGSIHSYRALCCYYYCWNRVAQSRLSVCLRGIPHLPITRTDPLAWSFAGLETSRNLVGPNPMLSCIKEEPGRGGGGSRGRTAFAAPWALILLLLPAGAAETQPWAGCGQPRPAGRIVGGRDAREGEWPWQASLQYRRAHVCGASLISRQWLLTAAHCFPRPVRLSEYRVLLGALRPARPAPGALSLQLQRLVLNANFTEDGARGDLALVRLRRPVPFSARVLPVCLPESAAPPRAGTACWVTGWGSLRPGVPLPGSRPLQAAPVPLIDRQACDRLYHVDSDVPLGEPIVLPGTLCAGYARGSRDACQGDSGGPLVCIQSGRWVLEGVVSWGKGCALPNRPGVYTSVAHYWPWIQAHLGTPALQDHYQEPSHARPHQVLPLILPGF, from the exons ATGATGGaggag AGGTTTGCTGCCCTCTTAGCCAACCCTCACTCCACCCCTTCCCGAGCCAACTCCCTCCCTAAACACAGGTGTTCTGAGCTGGAGAAGCAGCTTCTTTCCGGAAACCCAG GACCCAGTGAGAAAGAATGGGGGAGTATTCATTCCTACAGGGCCCtctgctgctactactattgcTGG AACCGGGTTGCCCAGtcccgtctgtctgtctgtcttcggGGCATCCCACACTTGCCCATAACTCGGACAGACCCCTTAGCCTGGTCATTCGCAGGCCTGGAGACTAGCAGGAATCTCGTCGGCCCCAATCCCATGCTCTCATGTATAAAGGAGGAACCTGGGAGGGGGGGGG GAGGGAGCCGAGGCCGCACCGCCTTCGCGGCGCCATGGGCCCtaattctcctcctccttcctgcAGGAGCTGCGGAAACACAGCCGTGGGCAG GCTGCGGGCAGCCCCGGCCGGCGGGCCGCATCGTGGGCGGCAGGGACGCCCGGGAGGGCGAGTGGCCCTGGCAGGCCAGCCTGCAGTACCGCCGCGCGCACGTGTGCGGGGCCTCGCTCATCTCGCGCCAGTGGCTGCTGACCGCGGCCCACTGCTTCCCCAG GCCCGTGCGGCTGTCCGAGTACCGGGTCCTCCTGGGGGCGCtgcgcccggcccggcccgcccccgGGGCGCTCTCCCTGCAGCTGCAGCGGCTGGTGCTCAACGCCAACTTCACGGAGGACGGGGCCCGGGGCGACCTGGCGCTGGTCCGGCTCCGCCGCCCCGTGCCCTTCAGCGCCCGCGTGCTGCCCGTCTGCCTGCCCGAGTCCGCGGCCCCTCCCCGCGCGGGCACCGCGTGCTGGGTCACGGGCTGGGGCAGCCTCCGGCCGGGAG TGCCGCTGCCCGGCTCCCGGCCCCTGCAGGCCGCCCCGGTCCCGCTCATAGACAGGCAGGCCTGCGACCGGCTCTACCACGTGGACTCGGACGTGCCCCTCGGCGAGCCCATCGTCCTGCCCGGCACCTTGTGCGCAGGTTATGCCAGGGGCAGCAGGGACGCCTGCCAG gGAGACTCTGGGGGCCCCCTGGTGTGTATCCAGTCTGGTCGATGGGTTCTGGAAGGTGTGGTGAGTTGGGGCAAGGGATGTGCTCTGCCCAACCGCCCAGGTGTCTACACCAGTGTGGCCCACTACTGGCCCTGGATCCAGGCCCACCTAGGCACCCCAGCCCTGCAGGATCACTACCAGGAACCCAGTCATGCCAGACCCCACCAGGTCTTGCCGTtaatccttcctggtttctaa